The genomic interval CATCTTGGACTCGATTTGAAATAGTCGCGTGGCAAGCGACTACTAAGTCCGAAAACGTtgcaaaatatacataatgtTTGTCTCGTTATGAATTGATTTGCGACTTCATTAAGTTGGTTTTAGAAGATTTTAGTACTTTCAATCGTGTTATCTAAGTCATCCCCGATTTCCTATTTTAGTTCCATTATAGTCGTATGTGCGTAGActgtatgatataatatattcttgcctttttcatcatcttatTGTTCACCGCTGAATTATATATGACGGAGAAgcaatcaaaaattaaaattttgctcaagtatttaaaaattgaataactaaTTAGGATTAAATAATTAAGGACGTGGGAAGAATTGATTAATCGACGAATTATTTGCTGGCAAGTTGTATTAAACCTGTATGTAGGTACGCGCTTCGTCCATTTCTCtaaattgtattatatttacacCGCGTCCCGTATCAAAGCGGAGTATGATACATTTGTTAAAATTTTACTCTTACAGTGATCACAataaatgtttgaaaatataataatatctgtaGATGCTACCAAACCATGAAGAttattctaattgtaagtgagagagagtagtttgaaaataactTACCTCTCATCAACGGAACGACGCGTGGAGACCTGCGTACATGACGAGCGGGAGCGAGGAACTGGTCTTTGAAGTTTCGTATCCCCTACACCCACTATTTATCACCATCACAGTTTATCACATCCTTCAAAGTTAACAACTGATTCAGTACAGTTTATAATTGTCGACAATTATTGAGTTATATTATTGCTATTCACCTTCCCGTTTGTAACGACAATTATTCGACAACGAGTCCGACAAAACAACTGAATATCGACGATGATAGCCACTGACATAATAGATCACTAGAGAGCAGCACCAAACACCATGCGTAATTCCGAAAAGCGTCAGTTGCAGTTGTAAGTTGTGGGGTGTGGCTTGGGTAATGGTTAGTCGAAGCTAGGTTTGTTTTTTGTGGCTCGTTGGGTTGATTTGTCACATTTGAATCTCAACTACCCTATTGATCTATAATTGTGAGATATGTTTGTTCGAGGTCTCACGATTTTCGTACTGCTGGCGCTCCTCAGTGTACCAGGTAACTTTAGTGGCACATAAACCTAGCATGAATATCTCTGACACTTGTTGGTCCAAACAGTATACATTGTAATTTATACTTATTAGAAATAAGTAGCGTTTTCATGTTATATACGTCCATAAAtgtcttcatttctttcaaagttaaataaattttttccattcactaTCAATTTTTGGTTTGTAGGGAGCACATTGTATTGCTACAGATGCAACAGCAACCATCCAGGGTGTGGTACACCTCTGAACTGGCTCTGGTATTGGGGAGAGACATGTCCTGAAGCTGATGACAAATGTGTCAAAGTCATTGAACGAAGGGGAGGTATGCCCttttcatttgttattttGGAATCATTTCTATAAATCTAGACAACATGGTCTGGTTTCACGTTGTAACGACTAATTCAACTTGTATTTATCAAATTGCAGCGGAGACCATAATCACCAGAGAATGTCTCAGTACTTTGCGTGGCTTCAGGACGGATATTCCAGCAGACAAGTATGAGGGTTGTCGTCCAGCTGCAAAGGATGTTAGATTGGGGCATTATGTTCAAAATTCGATAACGGAGCTCGACATTCATAGGGACTATTATGACGAAGTAACGTggtgtttttgttattttgatcATCGTTGTAACAGTGCTGCTGGTTTGACAGTTTCTGTCAGTCTTTTGTCATTGACTTACTCAGCTCTGAAATGGTTACTGTAATTATTGATATGCCCATAATTGTTAAGGAAAGAGATTAACTCTTAGAATTCCCTCGGTTTAACCGATCTCTAGGTACCATGAGATTTGGTACATAGAAACGATATCCGTccaattttaatgaaattatcgATATTTCTTGTATCGAGAAATTGAGTTACTTTACTATACACTTTATACATACCGTGTACAGTCTGAGACTATAAGCATTATTATTGATGAtagtacatatttattattatacacttaCGCTTAAGATTCACtattttttatatgtatacatgaattACAGAGCTTTATCATTCCACAGCAATATCAGATAGCTAATAATTAGGAATTCCCATATATCTACGTAGATTTTACGATTTATACAACTTTCTTAACTGAGTAATTTTAATATAGATCGTGTTGAAATTCGACGCGATTTTTTCCatgtacaaaaaaacaaaatattgtgtataaaaaaacacgtaatggaaataaaaaaagagggagatcGTTGATCATTCCTTTGACCTGATATCACATCAAATGTTTGTCTGGATTAAACCATCATCCTTGAACTGCGGTAAATCAGTAATGATAgacaaatttaaaaatcttcCATCGCCCCGTGTTTTCGGATCGCCTATGGTTGTCGGGTTCATCGATCGCTTTTTTACATCTATCGGATGGGATAGACCACATTGAACGACGGCTACGCAAGCCCATAAGTATGCAGACTTATACCTGACGTTTGGCTAGATATACATTACCTACTTCGCATGTGGATATGGGTATTTGCATGTGTAACGCATGGCAAACGGTATTAATAATTTACACATCTTTGGGCGTCTAGCCCCATGCAGTAGCTATTCTTTGTCCCGTTTAAATTATTCAGCTGTTTCTTCAAAGATGAAAGTAGTACCCCACGTATTCCGTAAGAACGACACAAAACAAGATACTGTTATAAATGATGATACTTCGAAAGCACGAGCGAAGATGCCCCAAggccattattattatgcaGGATCACGGACTACAGGGTACCTACTCAAAAGTTTCCGCTGAAAAATGGTCGATAACACCCCTCGTTGGGGGTTGCAGGAATTATACAGCGAAAGTACAACTGATCTtgattcttaatttttctactttactttacaatttttatcggGATGCCACATTGAATATTCGATTGTGTGAAGCAACGGCGAAATAATCAATATACTATCAGATTTGAGTCGTTGGCTGAGGACTTATTAAATATTACAATGCACACACTAGGTAAATAATCACGGGCACGTGCGCGCTGAAAtctattataattttacgttAGTTGGATCAATTCTGTATGCTGTATAGTGTATGCGGTTTTGGCGATCATCCAGAAAGTAAAATTGTGTCTCCCAGTGTCCCAGTTCAgcttatataggtatgtacttaCCGCTACGTTACTTTTACAAACACGTACCTACGCTGATCAAGTTCTCGGTCTAATGCAAAAGAGTTCATCCTATATTTGCCCTACTCGATCATTACTCCGTGATTGAAACAGTATACACCGAGAATAATGCATACCTACAAATATTCTGCTGTTCactaaataaaatgattagTGGGCtgatatataattaataattcaaattcttcatttGCAATTTGATTGATTACCAGATAGGTGACGcatgaataatgaattaacGTGCGGTCGGTACATCTAGAGttataataagaataaatggaattttttttataaaagcaTCTTTATTGTGCAAACAGAGAAGTCTTTTGTAATATTTCGTAGAATATACCCCAGCTCCAGTTCAGATCACGTGGATCCGCAAAGATGGGAAAGTAttcccgtatacgtatagtataatacTTCTTAGCTGTATTTCCATCTACACCCACACCTATGATGTCATCTCAAATTGTAATCGATAGAGGGCCGACATCCTGGCGCCAAAGGATGTCCTTATTATTTTCGTCTGCGCGTCGCAACTCGCAGCTTCAATTTCATCCCCATCAACTATCTTCGTTCCAACTGATATACATAATTCCTATACACTGCATAGATATTTAGAAACGTATGGGATCGCACAACAGGATAATTCTAAGCACGACACTCCGTAACTGCAGTTAAAAATCTTCTATGTATTTCTGAGACACgcattttatataaatttttttaatacaatcgttgaaaattcaccATATAGCGCCAATTATGCTATCTCTTCGAGGGCTGAACATGCATCCCTTAGGTTTAGCGATGTCAGAATAGAATAATTGGAATTTTTGCACGCGATGTCTTCAGATTCGAAACTATGACGCGAGCGAGGCCTTAACTCAAGGGAATATCTGAATGAGATTCGTGTGAAAATTTAAATCCACGAGATTCCGATTGTCGCGAATGTAATCGACGAATGTATACAGctaacaaaatttttgactGTGATTGGCGCCAGTCTGAATTCGTTACAGCTTGCAAAACAGTCGGAAAAAATGCGTCACGTgaataacaacgaaaaaaaagtcgcttaccaaagaaaaaaaaaaaaaaaggtaaaaaattgcAGGGTGTCTGGTGTTTTTagtataaaaatggaaaaaaataaaataaaatctataaTGCATGAAATTCGGCTTGTTATCAATATCTGGCTCACTTAAGCGAGATGGTTAGTAGGTAGCTTTATTTTCTCTAGGGGTGGTTTTCGGGCAACGTTTTCACACGTTATAGTACGGAGGGCGCCGTACTGGCGTCGGCAGTTACCCCTAAACGCTCTTTGAAGGCGGATCCACCCATGGCTTGGgattataaaaagaaaaagtacaaAATTTTGACTGATTCTTCGGTCCCCTTGTCGGCTTGTCTCGGACAGTCAACTACTCTTcgataaatattgaaattgcGATGAGGTGACAAATTGTGATAAACCCTCCGATATATTAAGTCtcttgaattattttaaatgaaagtattttttcttttgagaaAGTCATTGTTTATCTCATTCGTTTCACTTTCAAATATTATAGGGGTGTGATATAAGTAAAGTTGATCGCGATCCTATGACGAGTCGACGAGTtgataatataaattacatgTTCAAGCAGCTGACAATCTGCATCCCCAATTCGGATGGATGCTCATGTAATATAAAATGTTTAAAGTGATTAATCAATCGAATCCAATCcgatttcatgaaaaataatatagctCGAGCAGCATAGCCTGTAGGTATAGTACAGgaatgttattataattacgcgCGTTAATATTGTTAATTGTTCATCTACAACAATCAAATTAGGGTGATTGGTCATAGTTTCCAGCAATATTTTTAAATAGTATAAACAAAAAATGCCATGTCATTCTACcacgaaataaatataaaaatcaactAACGGCGGTTCGAATGAATTAATATGACACTGCTGACGTTGGTGTATCTTTATATTGTTGTTGATAAAAGTTGAAATCCTTCTTCGGAATCGATGATTGTTAATTTTGACTCACTAACGCTCAAAGGGCAAAAATGAACCAGGAAGCTGCCGAAGAGGTGAGTTGAGCGAACCTTccatatttaatttatttcagtaTTCCAAAAAATCACTCAACATCACATTGTTGCATATATAATGACATTTCCGACCGTaccaaaattttgttttttactcaacttaCCCCATTTCAAACACCGAACAAAACTGAATtaatttgtgaaaataaaatctaaagTTTAGGACGTGATATAACGATAGCGTAAAATCACGTGCTCTCCGCAGAAAATCTCCGCAGAGATGatgcaaaaattgaatctccTTACAGTTCTCACCCAGACTGACCTATCATTccctatttattttattcttttcttgcGTTGAGGAGAAAGAATTCCTGCTTCCTATAATTGCGGCATCTGAATGAtagatttaaaaattgttgaattttaacAGCAGCGGCCGATTCCGCAGACCTTTTGCGGTGCCTTACAAAAAGAAGCAAACTGCAAATGTCTGGTGTTGTCCGTTTTGATTTACGGATGTTTAGCAGCCGTCACGTGGTGCAGATGTGCGAATGTTACGAAGGTGAATTTCGACCCCACATAGGCTCATAGTCTCATTAAaaagttcgaattttcaaatttatttcgcaGTATATTGTGTTACGTTCTAATTACGTGAAGGGTAATAGTTATTATACCGACGACTAATGAAAGGTCTGCATACCGTGCAGATTCTTAATCAATCTCATCTAATTTTAGGTCGTCATCGACTTTTTAAAGTATCCCATTACAAGCACAAAACACGTCTCACCATGCGACGATGGTTACGTTTACATACCGGTTAGTATAAGTAAATTATTCTTTGAATTAATGCGCTTTGAAAGTTAGTTGTTGGGTGTAAGATGGATGGATACGCATATGGCTGGTGTTGGAGTGAAATATAGTCGCCCGTTGTCTCAGCGAGGCCATTACTATCGATGAAAGAGAACTAATAAATTTGTCAACGATCTTCTCGGTCGGAGAATTTACGCTCGTGTGTTGAAAACCTTATTCATTCAACTTTGGGGTGCTCTTTATCCTTGAGGTGGCTTTCATGGGCATGCTGTACCTGGTCTACTTGGTCGAGTGCTACCACTCGCCGATAAGAATCGACCTTTTGCACGCGAGGAGCCAGGACAGCATACTAACAAAATTAGCACAGCTAAAGATGGCCCAGGCGACGATCTGGTGGAAGGCTATCTCTTATCATTACGTGCGCAGAAAACGTCAGATAACTCGTTACAGGAACGGCGACAATTACACAACGACTCAGGTATCATATTAAAACTCCATTGTCGTCATATCTTCGcgcattttttcccccgtcaaACCTCGTTATATATGCATGTTTCCGACGatcatataattatacgtacaatctgctttctttcaattctccaATGAATAGAAATTCACTCGTTAAtcctgtgtacgtatataaatgatatacctatgtacaaatAGAggcgtacacctatgtacaagAAGCGATCGAATAACCACGGAGCGTGATGGGATTCCGTCAATTGTTTTATCTCTTCTGTACCTATAAAAAGACTCGGTTGTTTGCATTTCtttgtttgaatttaattaagtTTAATCGGCGGTTGTGTTTTCTTTGGGTTTTCGTTTCAGTTgttagaaattttatttatctctaTGCGGCTGCTGCAAAACTAATCGAAAACATTGTGGAAGGAAAGCGTAAAAATTTGGTTCCCGCGGTGTCAGCCTGCAAAATCAAGGGGCTTTAAATAGGTCAGGGTACTCGATTTTCTTGCACGTAACCTCCGGTAATTCTTCCACGTTATTAGCCAAGCAACTCCTGCACCAGTTGCCCCCGATGATGCTGTTGCTgccgctactgctgctgctactaATTCCTTTGTTCAGCAACGCGTTAATTTCAAACCCGTTCAATCTCACCCCTCGGGTGTACGTGTACCCATCGCCGTTATAATCACCGTCTTTTTATTCTGAAAACcatgaataatttaataattttcaatttttgctgATCCAGCTGTAATTACTCCGCTTTCATATAATCACATCATAAAAAATATGGCAAGGCGCGCGGCGATGGGGCCGGTTGAAATCTTCGCATCCGGagggaaatttgaatttacgTAATCCGATTTTATCCCCGAAGCATCGAAACGCTCGTCAACTCACCCCACTAACGCG from Athalia rosae chromosome 1, iyAthRosa1.1, whole genome shotgun sequence carries:
- the LOC105692957 gene encoding uncharacterized protein LOC105692957 — encoded protein: MFVRGLTIFVLLALLSVPGSTLYCYRCNSNHPGCGTPLNWLWYWGETCPEADDKCVKVIERRGAETIITRECLSTLRGFRTDIPADKYEGCRPAAKDVRLGHYVQNSITELDIHRDYYDEVTWCFCYFDHRCNSAAGLTVSVSLLSLTYSALKWLL